The nucleotide sequence GTGTGGTCGATGATCCAACCAATTAGAGGGGTGAGTAATGTGGCCATAAGCTCGAGGAAGTTCTTCCTTCCCACGGACGTCCGGTTCGGCCGGGGAGCCCTGGCCGGGTTCGATGACTTCGTCCGGCCGGGGGAGCGTGTCTTCATTGTCGCCGACCCCGGAGTCGAGAAGGCCGGCCTGGTCAAGCCGGTCCAGGAACGCATCGCCGGCAATAAGGGCGAGACGGTCGTCTTCAACCGGGTCGAGCCCAACCCGACCTCCCAGATAGTCCTCGAAGCGGTGGCGGAACTGAAGAAGTCCTCGGCCACCGCCGTGGTGGCCGTGGGGGGCGGGAGTTCTCTCGACGTCGGTAAGGTCGTGGCCGCTCTGGCCACCAACGATGGCCCCCTCGAGGAATACCAGTGGCACGACAGGCCCTTCACCATCGAACCATTGCCCTTCATCGCCATCCCCACCACGGCCGGGACCGGCAGCGAAGTCACCCGGGTGGCGGTGATCGTTGATCGGAAAGTAAAGAAGGGAATCAACTCCGATCGCCTCTTCCCCCGGGCCGCGTTGGTCGACCCCGAACTGATGACCGGGTTGCCGCCCAGACTCACCGCGGCCACTGGGTTGGACGCCCTCAGCCACGCGGTCGAGGCCTACGTCGGGATAAACGCCAACTCCGCGACCGACGCCTGGGCCCTGGAGGCGATCAAGCTGATCGGCCGTTCCCTGTGGCGGGCCTGCGGCTGCGGGACCGACCTCGGGGCCCGCGAGGACATGGCCGTGGCCAGTACCCTGGCCGGAGCGGCCATGGACCAGGCCGGCCTGGGCATCGTCCACTCGATGGCCGGGCCGCTGTGCACCCATTTCCACCTCCCCCACGGGGAAGCCAACACGGTCCTGCTCCCATACGGCATGCGCTTCAACCTGATGGCCAGGCCGGAGCGGTTCGCCACGATTGCCTCGGCACTGGGTTGCCAGACCACCGGACTCAGCCCTTGGGAAGCCGGGCTGAAGGCGGTCGAGGCGGTCGACCAGCTGATCCGGGAGAGCGGTCTGGACGTCAACCTGGCTGCGTACGGTCTCAGCGCGGCCGATGCCGACCTCATCGCCGAGGGGACCGAAGAAATGATGTTCCTGTTGCGTAACAACCCACGCTTGCCCTCCCGGCAGGAATGCCGGGAAGTCTTCCTGGCTACGCTGGAGAGGAGGAACCCCGTTCTCTGAATTCAGCCCCTTGCGTGGGATGACCCTGACAATGCTATAATGGACATTGGAGCAGACCTTCGGGCTGCAAAAACAGAGAGCCGCGATCGCCCGCTCGGGATCGTGGCTTTTTGTACCCAATCCGGCTGCGATTGGGCTGGTCGACGTGGACGCCCAAGATTAGGCCGGTGAGGAGCTGACGCGCTTGTTCCCCTTCCTCGACGTCATCAAAGGCATCCTACAGCTGGCCCCGAGCGTCCTCTTCGGGGGCCCGACCTTCCTGTTCTTCTGGATCATGGTCGGCGTCGTCGCCCTCATGTACCAGAGGATCACCGACCTGGAGAAGAAGCTCCACGGGGTGGCCAGGAACGAGGCCCTCGACCAGACCCTCTCGGCCATCTTCTTCGGCTTCTTGGCCGGCCTCGCCGGGAGCTTCGTCCTCATCTTCGTCGGCGTATCCCTGTCGCAGGGCGATACCGTCTGGGTGATGGGCCTGGCCATCCTGCTGATGCTCGTCGATCGCCGTCTGATCTGCTTCTCCTACGCCGGCGGGATCGTCTCCCTGTCCTCACTCCTCTTCGGCTGGCCGCACGTCAATGTCCCCGGCCTGATGGGGCTGGTGGCCGTCCTCCACATCACGGAGAGCCTCCTCATCCGGTTTACCGGGGCCAGCTGCGCCACCCCCGTCTACATCAAGAACCGGGGTGGACGGGTGGTCGGCGGCTTCACCCTTCAGAAATTCTGGCCGGTCCCCATTGTCGTCCTGGTCCTCGCCTTGATCACCGACCGCA is from Bacillota bacterium and encodes:
- a CDS encoding iron-containing alcohol dehydrogenase, with protein sequence MAISSRKFFLPTDVRFGRGALAGFDDFVRPGERVFIVADPGVEKAGLVKPVQERIAGNKGETVVFNRVEPNPTSQIVLEAVAELKKSSATAVVAVGGGSSLDVGKVVAALATNDGPLEEYQWHDRPFTIEPLPFIAIPTTAGTGSEVTRVAVIVDRKVKKGINSDRLFPRAALVDPELMTGLPPRLTAATGLDALSHAVEAYVGINANSATDAWALEAIKLIGRSLWRACGCGTDLGAREDMAVASTLAGAAMDQAGLGIVHSMAGPLCTHFHLPHGEANTVLLPYGMRFNLMARPERFATIASALGCQTTGLSPWEAGLKAVEAVDQLIRESGLDVNLAAYGLSAADADLIAEGTEEMMFLLRNNPRLPSRQECREVFLATLERRNPVL